CAAACTGCGGGCTCGATTGGCCAGGCAGTACCAAGGGCAAGGCGTTCCGGCGGCGCGGACGATTGGAGGATGGCTCAAGAAGCTGAAGCTCAGTCGCCGTGTTCGTCGGCGTTCCTGGAGCGGGCCCCCCATCCGGCGTGGGAAGTTGACGGTGGCCAAGCGGAACAACCCAGTATGGACCGTGGACTTCAAAGGGTGGTTTCGGACGCAAGATGGAAAGCGGGTGGAACCGCTGACGGTCCGCGATCTGCACAGCCGCTATGTGCTGAGCATCCGGTTGTTGCCCGACCAAAGGTGGGAGCCCGTGAGACGAATCTTCCAGCGTCTTTTTGGACGCTACGGCTATCCAGCGGTGATCCGCGTGGACAACGGGGGGCCGTTTGGATCGAACGGTCCCGCAGGGCTTTCGCGATTGAGCGTTTGGTGGACGGCAATGGGGATTTCGCTGGAGTTCATTGCGCCAGGCCACCCCGAACAGAATGGGGCCCACGAGCAAATGCACCGAGTGATGAAGGCGGAAACGACCCGCCCGCCATCGCACACTCGGCGCGCGCAGCAGCGCCGGATCGATCGCTGGTTGCGTGTCTACAATCAGATTCGCCCACACGAAGCACTGGCGCAAAGACCACCGGCCGATTTTTACCGTCCCGGCGTGCGACAACGAAGAACCGCCGTCGTGACCTATCCCCAGCAGTGGCTTGTTCGTCAGGTCAGGAGCAATGGGCAGATCAAGTGGCGCGGTCGAAAGCGCTTGATTGGGGAAGCCTTCGTTGGCTATCGCGTCGGGCTCAAGGCGGGCCGGAAGGACTGGGCAGTTTACTTTGGCAGTTTGCTGATTGGAGAATTGCGAGAGAGCGATGTGGGCGGCATGCGTCCAGCTCGGTATGCACGCCACCGGTGACGTCCACGCGTCCGGAACAAACTGAGATGGGAAACTCCCGATCGGCGCGGACGCCACGCCCTTCGGGCGGTTCCGCTGCGCGGTGAGTGCTGTCGCACTCACCGCTACGCTCCACCGCCCGAAGGGCGCTCTCCCGCAGGAAGGATGAAGCGAAGAAAGTGTTACCCATGTCTTTGCCCGCAGCCCCTCTCGGTCCTCTCCCCGCTCATGCTTCGCAGGGAGAGGAAGAATTCCTTGGGGACAGAGATCTCGGGGATCAGGACTTTCTCAGGTCCCTCTCTTCCCGTTCAGAAGGGCGTATTCCATCGAGTCCACCAAGGCTTGGAGCGAGGCCGAGATGATGTTCTCGCTGACGCCGACGGTGCCCCATTCGCGGCGTCCGTCGCTGCTGGTGATCAGGACTCGCGTTTTGGCAGCGGTTCCGGCGACACCATCGAGAATGCGCACTTTGTAGTCGATGAGATGAATGGCCTTGAGCTTGGGGAAGGACCGGGCCAGAGCGGATCGCAATGCGCCATCCAAGGCATTGACGGGTCCGTCGCCATCCGCAACGGTGTGATGTATGGTTTCCCGGACCCGTACTTTGACTGTGGCTTCGCAGATTGAGTCTTTGACGGAGCCGCGGGTGGAGACATGGTAGGCATCGACACTGAAGAGGAGTTCGGGATTTTTTTCCAGCACGCCGCGGATCAGGAGCGCGAGCGAGGCCTCGGCGGCTTCGTATTCAAAGCCCTGGCTCTCGAGCGCCTTGATGCGGCTGGTGATTTCACGGAGTTCGGGTTGATCCGCCTTGAGCGGGAAGCCGAGTTCCTGGGCTTTGACCAGGATGTTCGTGCGACCGGACATGTCACTGACCAGGACGCGGCGCGTGTTTCCCACCGATTCGGGTTCGATATGTTCGTAGCTGCGCGCCACGCGCTCGATGGCGTGGACATGAATGCCGCCTTTGTGGGCGAATGCAGTTTGGCCGACCCAGGGCCGGCGCGGGTCGTGCCGCAAGTTTGCGATCTCATCCACGAATTCGGAAAGTTCGCGCAGTTTCGGCAGGGATTTGGCCGGCACCCCCAGTTTCTTCAGTTTGTAATGAACGATGGGAATGACGCTGGTGAGGCTGCAATTGCCGGTTCGCTCGCCAAATCCGTTGATGGTGCCTTGGACCTGCGTGGCCCCAGCTTCGATACCGGCAATGGCATTGGCCACTCCGAGTCCGATGTCGTCGTGAGTATGGATACCCACACGCGTGTTGAGTTTGGACCGGGCGATCCGCGTGATGCGCTCGATCTCGGAGGGAAGGCAGCCTCCGTTCGAGTCGCACAAGCAGACGCAGTCGGCGCCGGCTTCCTCGGCCGCCTGCCACGTGGCCAGGGCGTAATCCGGAGAGTCTTTGAATCCGTCGAAGGAATGTTCCGCGTCATAGACCACGGTGCGTCCCTGGTCCTTGAGATACCGGATCGTGTCGCCGATCATGGCGAGGTTTTCGTCCGGCTTGACGCGCAGCACTTCGAGGACGTGCAGGAGCCAGGTCTTGCCGACGATGGTGATGACCGGGGCACGGGCGTCGAGGAGCATCCGGACTTGTTCGTCCTGCTCGACGCGCACGCCCTTGCGCCGGGTAAAGCCAAAGGCGGCGATGCGCGCTTGTTTCCACTTGCGCCGGCTGGCCTGAGCGAAGAATTCCAGGTCTTTGGGATTGGATCCCGGCCAGCCGCCTTCAATGGTATGAATTCCGAAACCATCGAGTCTTTCGGCAATGCGAAGCTTGTCCGCCAGGGAAAAATTGATGCCTTCGCCCTGGCTGCCGTCGCGGAGGGTGGTGTCGTAGATTTCGAGATCCGGTTTCATAAAAGCCCTAAAACGCGGGGCGCTTCGGGCAGGCGTTTCTAAGTCAAAGGAGGGTTGGACGCAACGGGCAATCGAGTTGGGTTCCCGGCTTGTCTTTCGGCAGCTTCGTGCAAAGCTCCCCCCCGTTCCGCGCCGAATGCAGTGGCCGCCCGCCGGTTTCGAGTGAGTGCTCAGCCGGGTGGATGGCACGAATGGGGCGCGTTCGTCATCATGTCATCCCTGGCAGAGAGGAATTTGGGCGCGCGGGGCGGTCGGTTGCTTCCGGCCCTCGTGCTGGCTTGTTGGGCGGTTGGGTTGATCCTTCCCGGATTGGCGCGGGCGGCCACCGGAGCTCACCGCGTTGCCGCGTACCAGCATTGGGAAGGCGCGCATTACTTGATCGCGGAAGACTTGAACTTGATTGCCGTGGTCATTCCTCAGATTGGGGGGAGGGTTCTTTTCTACGGTTTCTCCGGAGACAATATTCTTTTCGAGGATCCCACCGTGAGCGGGAAGACTCTTGCCACGCTGGAACGCGGGTCCTTCGGGGGATATCAACTGGATATTGGACCTGAACTGCGGGGCATCTCTGCGCATCCCCAGTTGTGGGCGGGGGTTTATCACGCGAGTTCCCCGAGTCCTTATCAAGTGCGGGTTTCGAGTCCGCCCGAAAGCGAGTTGGGGTTGCGGCTCGAGAAAGAATTCACGATGGATCCTGATTCCGGACGACTGGGCGTGACTCAAACGGTCAAAAACACGGGCTCCACTCCGGTTTCGTATTGTTTGTGGGATCGCACCCTTTGCGTCAACGGCGGCTATGCCATCATCCCTTTGAACCGCAAGAGCCGTTTTCCGGCCAAATGGTCGATCCGCACGGGCAAGCCGGGAAGCTGGCAATACGACGGAGTGACACCGGCCAGTTCGCGCGCGAAGGTATTGGACGGCATGCTGATTGTGGAGGCTCGAGGCGAGGCGACTAAGATTGGGGCGGATAGCGACGCGGGATGGATCGCTTACGTCAAAGGCAATTTGCTGTTTGTGAAGTCGTTTCCGTACGAACCGGGCGGGCGTTACACCGACGGCGGCAACTCGGTGGAGTTTTACTGGGACGAACGGGTGGCGGAACTCGAGCCGCTGAGTCCGGAAAAGCAGCTTGCGCCCGGGGAATCCTATGTCTTTCCCGAACAGTGGTCGTTGGTGCGATTGAACGAGCCGGTCACCAGCCATCGGGAGGCGCGCAAGGCCGCCAAGCGTGTCGAACCCTTTCGATTTTCAACCTCGCGGTAGACGGTGTTGTCCATGACTCCTGAAGAAGCCTTGACTTTGTTTCGAGAAAGCGGCGCTTTGCTCGACGGGCACTTTGTCCTGCGGAGCGGCCTGCACAGCCGGCAGTTCTTCCAATGTGCGCTCGCGCTCCAGAGGATGCCGGTGGTGGAACAATTCGGACGCGCGCTGGCGCAGTCCGCGTCTTCGGCCGGGGCGGTGACGGTGATCGCCCCGGCGATGGGAGGGCTTGTGATTGGACAAGAGGTGGCGCGTCAGTTGGGATTGAGGTTTATTTTTGTGGAGAAGGAGGAGGGGAAACTCGTGTTGCGCCGCAGTTTCAAGATCGCGCAGGGCGAACGTTGCCTCGTGGTGGAGGACGTGGTGACCCAAGGGGGGCGGGTGCGGGAGACGATGGACATTGTGCGGAATGCTGGCGGGTTGGTGGCAGGAGTGGCGATGTTGGTGGATCGTTCGAATGGCCGGGTGGATCTTGGGGTTCCTACTTTTTCTCTCATCCGGCTGGCGGTGGAAACATTTGATCCTGCCGCGCTCCCCCCTGATTTGGCGGCAATTCCGGCGGTGAAGCCCGGCAGCAAGTAGCGTTCAATTCATGGCCTATCGATCCTACGGGGAGTTTGTCGAGGCGCTCGACCGGGCGGGGGAACTCATCCGGATTTCCGAGCCTGCCGCCACGGAGTTGGAGATCACGGAGATCGCCGATCGAGAGATGAAGAAGCCGGGCGGCGGGCGTGCTTTGTTGTTCGAGAAGCCGACGGTTCAGGGAAAGGTGTCCGGTTTTCCACTTGCGATCAACACCATGGGATCCTGGAAGAGGATGGCCCTGGCGCTGGGGGCCGATTCGGTGGAGAGCGTGGCGGCGGAGTTAGGGGCGCTCGTCAAGGCCAAGCCGCCCACGGGTTGGCGCGATGTGGCCAGGCTGCTGGGGTTGGCGTTCGATCTTCGACATGCGCGTCCGAAACGGGTTGAGTCCGGTCCTTGCCAGGAAGTGGTGCATCGTTTCGAAACTCCGGCGCGCGCCGAGCGCTGGCCGCCCGCGCCTGGCGTGGATCGAGCAGGCGCGGCCGATGAGAAGTGTCCCAGCTTGCTTGATCTTCCGATTCTGAAGTGCTGGCCGCTGGACGGGGGCCGGTTTGTGACGCTGCCATGCGTGGTGACCCAGGATCCGGACACGGGGGAGCGGAACGTGGGGATGTATCGCATGCAGGTGTATGATTCCTGTTCCGCGGGCATGCACTGGCAGTTACAGAAGGTGGGCGCCCGCCATGGGCGCCGCTATTATGATTCTGGAACGAAGATGCCGGTGGCGGTTTTTCTCGGTGGCGATCCGGTTTATCCGTTCGCGGCGACAGCTCCGTTGCCGGACGGTCTGGACGAGTTTTTGCTGGCGGGTTATTTGAGGCGGCAATCGATCGAGCTGGTCCGATGCCTGACGTGCGACCTGGAAGTGCCTGCCAACGCCGACGTGGTCTTGGAGGGCTTCGTCGATCCCGCCGAGCCCTTGCGGGAGGAGGGACCGTTCGGCGACCACACGGGTTATTACACGCTGCCGTCGCCTTACCCGGTGTTCCATCTGACTGCGATCACGCATCGGCGGGACGCGGTGTATCCGGCCACCATTGTGGGAATCCCTCCCATGGAGGATTTTTACATCGGAGGCGCGAGCGTGAAGCTTTTCCTGCCGATCTTCCGCATGAATTTCCCGGAGATCGTGGATATCGCGCTGCCGGCGGAGGGGGTTTTTCACAACCTGGTTTTTGTTTCCATCCGGAAGACTTATCCCATGCAGTCCTACAAGATCATGCACGGCTTGTGGGGCATGGGGCAGATGATGTTCACGAAGTATTTGGTGGTGGTGGATGACGACGTCGATGTTCACGACACGCGGGAGGTGTTGTTTCGCCTGTGCGCGAACACCGACCCGCAGCGCGACACCTTGATGACGCGGGGGCCGGCGGACGTGCTTGATCATGCGACGCCCGTCGAGGGGGCGGGATCGAAGCTCGGCTTCGACGCCACACGCAAGCTTGCCGGTGAAGGACAGTCGCGCGTGTGGCCGCCCTTGATTCGGATGGACGATCGCGTGAAACGAGCGGTGGAATCCAAATGGTTGCAGTGGGCGGGACTGGCCCGTCGAACAACATGAGCAAAACAATGGTGACAATGTGGTCCGGAGGCATAGAGAAGGCGCGGGGCCTCTTCGACGAGCATGTGTTGCGCAAGGCGCGCTACCTCGTGGATCACGCCAAAGTTTCCAAGGTCGAGTTGATCGAGGATGGTAAGGGGGTGGCGGCGGACGTTCTCGGGGGAGCTCCCTACCGGAGTTCGCTTGTGCCGCTGCCGGATGGGGGGTGGAAAGCCGCCTGTAATTGCGCCCGCAAGGTGAATTGCAAGCACGCCGGAGCGGTATTCCTGACCGTCCTGGACGCGAAAGCCGCTGCCGCCAAGGCCACCTCGGCCGTTCCCGGGCGAAAGGAGACTCCGGCTGCGAAAGCAACCATTCCGCGCCGGCTCGCCCCGGATTCTCAGATCAAGTTTGGCACGTACGTCGCGGAGATTCTCGGCCGGCCTTTGACGGTGCAGGAGTCTTCCTTTTGCCAGCATGTGGACACCGTTTTCAGATTCCACAAATCCACGAATCACATTGATTCTTGGAGCCTTTCGCGATTGGGCATCAGGCTGGAGGCGGATCTCTACGGCTATTGCGAATTTGGTCCGCGGCCGGCGACCCACGTGGTGGAGTTTTGGCATTTCCTGGCCTACACGGCGCGCAACTACCGGCAGCCGGTTCCGGAGTTTTTGAAAGGGATCCCGATTCCGCCCGAGATTGAAGCGGAGACTTCGAGTTGGTACCGAAAGAAGCAGCTTCGAGTGTGGTTTCGGCGTTTGGATGCCGCGACTTCGGAACTGGTGGAGGACAGTGAAGATGGAAGTGCGCAGACCGTTCAAACGCACGAATTCCGATTGATCCTGGCTCGCGATGCCGCCTGCCTCGAACACCGCGTGGCCGGGCAGGAGAAGTTCGTCCGGTGCAAACTCGATTTCCTGCGCGGTCTCGATGAAGCGCTGTTGGATGGGGCACTGGCGGTGGAGGAATGGAGCCGTCCACTCGTGGACGCCTACCTGGCGAGTTACAAGTTGGAGCCGCGGGTGAAGCTGACGTATCAGGATGCCGAGACTCATGGATTCCTGTGCCGTTTATTCCGGATCAAGCCTCCGCCGGAGTTCATTGTGGGAGATTCGGGTGAGCCGGTTCAATTCATCGAGGAGCCGTTGCGCTGGGAAGTGACTGCTCCCGCCGAGGGGGGCGGGGATTATCAACTTCGATTGCTCGACCCGGAGGGAGCGCCTCCGCCGCCCGCGCTGGCGGTGGTGGGCAAGACGCGTTGTTTTTATGTTTCGTCCGATGCGGTGCGCCCTTCGCCCCCGGTCCCCGCCGGACTGCTCGCGGCGGATGGACCCAATGCCATTCCCTCGGAAATCATTGAGACACCGAGCGGGGTGCGTTTTTTGACGACGTTGCGTTGCGTCATGCCGGAGCGTTTGGAATCCCGCGTTCAGCGGGTTGTGCCCAAGGTTTCCATCGGTTGCCGGCTGGTCACCCCCAACGTCTATTCGTCCGCGGAGTATTGCGAATTCGACGTCGCGGCCTCCGCGGCCAGCCCTTTGATTGAATTTCATGGACATTGGGATGGGCGGCAGTGGCAATTGAAAGAGAGCCAGAAGGCGAGTCATTCCCATCTGCTCATGAGCGTGGTCGATCAAAGCCTGATGGATCGAGTGCCCAAGCTGATGGAAATGCTTGGCGTCAAGTTCCCGTCCTACTACGGGGAGAAGCCGAAGTGCCGGGTGACGAAGAATTTTCCGGGTCTGTTCGCGGCCTGGGTGAAGTCGATGCCGCCGGAAATCCTTCTCAAACTCGACAAGCCGCTGAAGACCATCGTGGAGGGCGATGTTTCGGCCACCGTGAAGCTGCAGGTGGAGGAGGACGGCGTCGATTGGTTCAATCTGCGTGTGACGGTGGATACGAAAGCCACGGATTTGACTTCCGAGGAAATCAAGGCGCTGTTGGATGCCAGGGGATCGTTTGTGCGTTTGAAAGGGAAGGGGTGGCGGCGGCTTGCTTATGACCTGACCCCCGAGGAGGACGAGAAGCTCGCCAAGCTGGGATTGAGTCCGCACGAGCTCTCTTCCGAGCCTCAGCGTCTGCATGCGTTGCAACTGGCCAATGAGGCGGCGAAAAAGTTTCTGCCCGCCGCGCAAATTGAAAAGATCGAGCGTCGGGCCTCTGAGATACGAACCCGGATCACCCCCCATCAACCGGCTGCTGTGAAGGCTGAATTGAGGCCTTACCAGACCGATGGATACCATTTTCTGGCCTATCTTGCCTCGAACCGCTTTGGCGGAATCTTGGCTGATGACATGGGCCTGGGGAAAACACTCCAGGCGCTGACCTGGCTGGCCTGGTTGCGCAAGGAGTTGCACGAGTCCGGACCCGTCCTGGTGGTCTGCCCCAAGTCCGTGACTGACAACTGGCGTTCGGAGGCTGCCAAGTTTACCCCGGAATTGAGAGTCCGGTTGTGGACCGCCGCAGATGTGGGTCAGTTGGCCGAGCAGGCAGGCTCCGCCGACCTTCATATCCTCAACTATGTGCAGTTGCGCATGACGGCGGAACTTGTCGCCGGCATCGCCTGGTCGGTGGTCATCCTGGATGAGGGGCAGAACATCAAGAATCCGGATTCGAAGACCGCGCAAGCGTCGCGGGCGTTAAAGGCGGTGCATCGGCTCGTCCTTTCTGGAACCCCCATCGAAAATCGGCTGCTGGATTTGTGGAGCTTGATGGCGTTTGCCATGCCCGGGGCGCTGGGGAACCGGTCTCAATTCATGCGGACGTATGACGCCAAGGGAGATCCACTGGCGCGGCAACGCCTCACCGCGCGGGTGCGCCCCTTCCTGCTTCGCCGCACGAAGGGCCAAGTGGCGCGGGACTTGCCGGACCGCATCGAAGAGGATCTCTTCTGCGAATTGGAGGGCGAGCAAAAGCGGCTGTATCAAGCCGAACTGAAACTGGCGCAACAGCGATTGTTGGGGGTGAAATCCGACGAGCAACTCGCCAAAGAACGATTTCATTTTCTCACTTCGCTTCTGCGGCTGCGTCAAATCTGCTGTCATGTCGGTCTCATCAAGGAAGGCGCGGTGGATGAGAGCGCCAAACTCAACGCGCTGCTCGACATGCTGGAACCGCTCATGGAGGAAGGGCACAAGGTGCTCGTGTTTTCCCAGTTCGTCGGAATGCTGAATCTCCTGGAGACGGCTTTTGAGGAAAAGGCCTACCGCACTTTCAAACTGACGGGGAGCACGGAGGATCGCGGCGATCTGGTCCGGGATTTCCAGGCCGCGGAGGGTTCGGCCATTTTTCTGATTTCGCTCAAAGCGGGCGGCTTTGGATTGAATCTGACCGCGGCGAGTTACGTGGTATTGTTCGATCCCTGGTGGAATCCCGCCGTGGAGAACCAGGCCATCGACCGCACGCACCGGATCGGCCAGAGTTCCAAGGTTATTGCTTACCGGCTGCTCATCAAGAACAGCATCGAAGAAAAAATCCGGCAATTGCAGAAGCAGAAGTCGAGTCTCGCCTCCGATCTGCTGGGTGAGGAAAAGTTCGCCCAAAGTTTGACCATGGAAGATCTGCAATTTCTCCTGGCCTGAAGCCGCAGGCCGGAGTGGCGGGCGGCCTTAACCGCAGTTTTCGACGGAATCGCGAATCGCCTTCCTAAACTGGGGGATGCCTTCGTCGAAGGCCGCGGCGATCGGAAGCACGGGCGTTTTGGGAATACGGCGCTTGAACTTGCGCAGGTTCGATTCCGCAACCTCTTCATCCATCTTGTTGGCGACCACCAAGCGCGGGCGCTGCAGCAAGGCGGGATCATAAAGTTCGAGCTCCGCCAGCAATTCCCGATAATCCTGCCAAGGTTCGCGTCCATCGGTTCCGGCCATGTCGAGCAGAATGACCAGGACTTTGCACCGTTGGATGTGGCGAAGGAACGCGTGGCCGAGTCCGACGTTCTTGTGCGCTCCGGCAATCAAACCGGGCACATCGCACACCGTGAGCCGGCAGTAATCCTCGTATTCGACGATGCCGATCTGGGGGTGGAGCGTGGTGAACGGATACGGCGCGATCTTGGGGCGGGCGCGCGAGATCGCGGTCAGGAGGGTGGATTTGCCGGCGTTGGGAAAGCCCACGAGTCCAACCTCGGCCATGATGCGCAGTTCGAGCTGAAAGTCGCCTTCGTCGCCCGGCTCTCCGGGTTGGGCGAAGCGGGGAGTTTGCCGGCGAGCGGTCGCGAAATTGCGGTTGCCCAACCCTCCCCGGCCACCCCGGCAGAGCACAAACTGCTGGCCATGTTCTGTCAAATCCGCCACCCATTGCTTTTCCCCGGATCCTCCGTCTGGAATGATGGGATCTGGCTCCTGTTCGAGATCGATTTCCTGGGCGCGCTCGCGCCCTGAGTAACGCATGACAGGCCGCCTGCCGGTCGCGCTCAGCAGAGTGGGGCGGGTGGGTTCGGCCTCAGTTTCAGGTTCAGGTCCCGGTTTGCTGGGAATCTCCTCGTCTTGGGGGGAGGCGACCCGAGGCAGTTTCCAGACGACGGTTCCGCATGGAACTTTGACGAGGAGGACCTTTCCCGCGTGGCCGTCCATGCCTTTGCCCATGCCTGCTTCACCATTTTGGGCGATGAGGCGGGGCTTGTAGTATTGTTCGATGAGGTTGTTGAGGTCGTGATCCGCTTGCAAGATGACGTCGCCGCCGCGTCCGCCATTGCCGCCGCTGGGGCCGCCTTTGGGCACGAAGGCTTCTCGGTGGAAGGCGACGCAGCCCTTGCCGCCGTGGCCGGCCCGCGCGTAGATCTTGATCTCGTCGATGAACACGAAGGAAACGGGTTGGGTGAAGAAAAAAGGCGAGGTTGAGGAACCTCGCCTTGCGCCCCGGGTGCCCGTGGGCAAATCTTAGTTGTTGGCGGTGGAGGGAATCACACTGACGCGTTTGCTGTTCTTTTCGAATTTCACGTGGCCGTCGGTCTTCGCGAACAGAGTCCAGTCCCGACCGGTGCCGACATTCTGGCCGGCGGTGAATTTCGTCCCGCGCTGGCGCACGAGAATGCTGCCTGCGGTGACGAATTGACCGCCGTATTCCTTGACGCCAAGCCTTTTGCTGACGCTGTCGCGTCCGTTCTTAACGCTGCCGCCGCCTTTCTTGTGTGCCATAAGTTGAAGTGAGGGAAAAGGGTGGTGCGACGGTTTAGCCCGTGATTTCTTTGATGAGGACGACGGAAAGTTCCTGCCGGTGTCCGATCGTCTTGTGGTAACCCTTGCGGCGCTTCATCTTGAATGTGAGCTTCTTGTCGCCGCGTTTGTGTTCCACCACATCCGCGACGATGGAGGCTTGCGCCACGGTGGGGGATCCCACGGAGATGTTGCCGTCTTTATTGACCAGCAAGACGCGGTCAAAGGTGAAGGGTTGTCCCGCCTCGGCTTCGATCCGCTCGATTTCGAGGAGGTCGCCTGCCGAGACACGATATTGTTTACCGCCGGTTTCGAATACTGCGTACATAGTCACCCTGATTTTGGGAACGCAGATGCAAGCAAACGAGCCCGGGCGTGTCAACCTCTTGTTTTTCTCTTTCCGCCCTCGTCGCCTCCCGGTAAAACGCCTCTGGCGTTGCATCGGTAGCTCAATTGGATAGAGCTTCTGACTTCGGATCAGAGGGTTGCAGGTTCGAGTCCTGCCCGATGCACCAGTTTTGAATCAACGACTTACGCTGATTCTGCGAAGGCGGTCGAAAGGCCGCCTTCGCCATCGCCTCCGCTCCGCGGCCGGGCGGGTTTGGTGGTGAAGACGGTCGAGGAGGAAAATAGACGCAGACGCAGGAGAACTTGATTGAAGACGCGACGGGCGATGCATCAGCTTAAGGGGCGATGGCGAATTCGCGGCCGGACATTCGAACGATTTTTCCGCAACAACTGACAGCGACCCTGTCGGAATGGGGGCATCCAACCTACCGGGCGGATCAAATCACCCAGTGGGTCCATCGCGCTCGCGCGGCGAGTTGGGATGAGATGACGAACGTTCCTGGGGAACTGCGCGAGCGATTGGCCGAAACGTTCTCCCTGCATCCCCTTGAGTTGGTGGCGGTCCAGGGTTCCGGGGATACCACCCGCAAATTTCTTTGGCGTTTGCGGGACGGGTCGCTCATCGAGAGCGTGTTGATTCCGGCGAATCCGGCCCTTTACGGCGAGTCGAGCGACCGGCATACCCTTTGCGTCTCGACCCAAGTCGGCTGCGCGTACGGATGCCGGTTTTGCGCCAGCGGCCTGGAGGGGTGGAAACGGAATCTGGAGCCTGAGGAGATTGTGGGTCAGGTTTATGCTGTTGAGCGCTGGCATCAAGACCAGCGGCGAAAGGAGGGTGGGCTCATCGAGAAGGCGAAGGAACGGCTGGTGAGCAATCTCGTGATCATGGGCATGGGCGAGCCGCTGGCCAACTACGAGCGACTGATGCAGGCTTTGCGGATTCTCAATGCCTCGTGGGGAGGTGGATTGGGGGCGCGGAAGATCACGGTTTCCACGAGCGGTCTGGCGCCGCAAATCCGGCAGTTGGCGAACGAGCCTGAGCAATTCCAACTGGCCATTTCGCTGCACGGGGCGACGGATCCGGTCCGGAACCGCATCATGCCTGTCAACCGGAAATACCCGCTGGGGGTGCTGATGGAGGCTTGCGCTTATTTTCGCGAAGCGAAGTCTCGCCTGATTACTTTTGAATACATCTTGCTGGCCGGCATCAACGACACTCCGGGCGATGCCAAGGCGCTCGGCGAACTGGCCTTCAAGCTGAAGGCCAAGGTCAATCTCATTCCTTACAACCGAGTCGAAGGACTGCCGTGGGAACGGCCCGAGGAGCCTGAACAAGAGGCTTTCCTGAGTCGGCTCAGAGAAGGTGGCGTTACGGCCACGCTCCGGCGGGAGAAGGGGCACGATATCGACGCCGCGTGCGGGCAGTTGCGATTGCGCGTCGAGAAGGCTCAGGCCGAGAGCGGAGAGGAAAAGAACGAGGCTCAGAACTCCTGACCTGGCGTGGAATCAGGTTGAGCCCGCTTGGCGGTAGATGAGGCGGAGGTGGGAAGAATGGTTTCCGTTTGCGAACCATGACTTGGAGCGTATCGGGAGCATTCTTTTCGGAGGTGCCAGTTTCGCCCGCCCTCCTCACAAGGATGCGCAAGCCTTGGCCGTCGCGGGCTTCTGATCCGAAGGTCAGGTCGTGTCCGCACGGCTGGCGCTCTACCAATCGCCATTCATGCAGTCGGCGAAGATCGCGCGTTGGATGCGTTCCTCGGCCATTGCGCGGTAGTCGAGATCGGCTGCCGAGTTCAGAGGGTCCGATCTGTGAACTTCTCCGCGCGCCGGGAGCGAAGTTCTCCAACAGGCGGAATCCCTCCAATCCACGGTCTCGATGCCGCGCGTGTGGGTGAGCTGAGGGAAGAAATCCTCCATGGTTCTCTTGGCTCGGATGGAATCTTCCAACACTTGGGCGAGGGTTTCGCGAAGGGCAGGGCGGGCTGCTCGGCGAAATCGAGACAAATCTCCTGCGCTTGTTGGTTTGCCGTCGCACCAGGCCCGCCACATGGGAGCCTTGGTGCACAGTTCCTCGATTTCTTCTGACGGATAGATGCCCCGCGCGTAGGCCATCGTGAGGATGGAGAGAAGTGAACGGAACCTTATTCGGGTTGAACAGAACTCAGGGGCGCCCACGACGGAACTCCGGGCGTGAAAGAGTCCCGCCCTCGTTACGAGAGCCCACGCATCGGCCTGAAGGAGGTGAAGCATG
The Verrucomicrobiota bacterium genome window above contains:
- a CDS encoding DEAD/DEAH box helicase — translated: MSKTMVTMWSGGIEKARGLFDEHVLRKARYLVDHAKVSKVELIEDGKGVAADVLGGAPYRSSLVPLPDGGWKAACNCARKVNCKHAGAVFLTVLDAKAAAAKATSAVPGRKETPAAKATIPRRLAPDSQIKFGTYVAEILGRPLTVQESSFCQHVDTVFRFHKSTNHIDSWSLSRLGIRLEADLYGYCEFGPRPATHVVEFWHFLAYTARNYRQPVPEFLKGIPIPPEIEAETSSWYRKKQLRVWFRRLDAATSELVEDSEDGSAQTVQTHEFRLILARDAACLEHRVAGQEKFVRCKLDFLRGLDEALLDGALAVEEWSRPLVDAYLASYKLEPRVKLTYQDAETHGFLCRLFRIKPPPEFIVGDSGEPVQFIEEPLRWEVTAPAEGGGDYQLRLLDPEGAPPPPALAVVGKTRCFYVSSDAVRPSPPVPAGLLAADGPNAIPSEIIETPSGVRFLTTLRCVMPERLESRVQRVVPKVSIGCRLVTPNVYSSAEYCEFDVAASAASPLIEFHGHWDGRQWQLKESQKASHSHLLMSVVDQSLMDRVPKLMEMLGVKFPSYYGEKPKCRVTKNFPGLFAAWVKSMPPEILLKLDKPLKTIVEGDVSATVKLQVEEDGVDWFNLRVTVDTKATDLTSEEIKALLDARGSFVRLKGKGWRRLAYDLTPEEDEKLAKLGLSPHELSSEPQRLHALQLANEAAKKFLPAAQIEKIERRASEIRTRITPHQPAAVKAELRPYQTDGYHFLAYLASNRFGGILADDMGLGKTLQALTWLAWLRKELHESGPVLVVCPKSVTDNWRSEAAKFTPELRVRLWTAADVGQLAEQAGSADLHILNYVQLRMTAELVAGIAWSVVILDEGQNIKNPDSKTAQASRALKAVHRLVLSGTPIENRLLDLWSLMAFAMPGALGNRSQFMRTYDAKGDPLARQRLTARVRPFLLRRTKGQVARDLPDRIEEDLFCELEGEQKRLYQAELKLAQQRLLGVKSDEQLAKERFHFLTSLLRLRQICCHVGLIKEGAVDESAKLNALLDMLEPLMEEGHKVLVFSQFVGMLNLLETAFEEKAYRTFKLTGSTEDRGDLVRDFQAAEGSAIFLISLKAGGFGLNLTAASYVVLFDPWWNPAVENQAIDRTHRIGQSSKVIAYRLLIKNSIEEKIRQLQKQKSSLASDLLGEEKFAQSLTMEDLQFLLA
- the obgE gene encoding GTPase ObgE, producing the protein MFIDEIKIYARAGHGGKGCVAFHREAFVPKGGPSGGNGGRGGDVILQADHDLNNLIEQYYKPRLIAQNGEAGMGKGMDGHAGKVLLVKVPCGTVVWKLPRVASPQDEEIPSKPGPEPETEAEPTRPTLLSATGRRPVMRYSGRERAQEIDLEQEPDPIIPDGGSGEKQWVADLTEHGQQFVLCRGGRGGLGNRNFATARRQTPRFAQPGEPGDEGDFQLELRIMAEVGLVGFPNAGKSTLLTAISRARPKIAPYPFTTLHPQIGIVEYEDYCRLTVCDVPGLIAGAHKNVGLGHAFLRHIQRCKVLVILLDMAGTDGREPWQDYRELLAELELYDPALLQRPRLVVANKMDEEVAESNLRKFKRRIPKTPVLPIAAAFDEGIPQFRKAIRDSVENCG
- a CDS encoding 50S ribosomal protein L27; this translates as MAHKKGGGSVKNGRDSVSKRLGVKEYGGQFVTAGSILVRQRGTKFTAGQNVGTGRDWTLFAKTDGHVKFEKNSKRVSVIPSTANN
- the rplU gene encoding 50S ribosomal protein L21, with the protein product MQRQRRFTGRRRGRKEKNKRLTRPGSFACICVPKIRVTMYAVFETGGKQYRVSAGDLLEIERIEAEAGQPFTFDRVLLVNKDGNISVGSPTVAQASIVADVVEHKRGDKKLTFKMKRRKGYHKTIGHRQELSVVLIKEITG